The Kozakia baliensis genome includes a region encoding these proteins:
- the plsY gene encoding glycerol-3-phosphate 1-O-acyltransferase PlsY translates to MSWSFFPPSLPVVGVGAYLIGSVPFGLLLSKMGGAGDIRKIGSGNIGATNVLRTGRRGLAAATLFLDGFKGALAVLLARVLCETGTQSAIGVAAVAVVVGHCFPVWLGFRGGKGVATGLGALLALCWPVGLACCLIWLAVAKLSHISSAGALAAFIAAPFLMPPLSMQPLHSPLPIATLLLTLLIVVRHAGNIARLISGRESRINIDPPPQDKVKI, encoded by the coding sequence ATGAGTTGGAGCTTTTTTCCGCCGAGTCTGCCTGTCGTGGGCGTGGGCGCGTATTTGATTGGCAGCGTGCCGTTCGGCCTTTTGCTCAGCAAGATGGGCGGGGCGGGCGATATCCGCAAAATCGGCTCCGGCAATATCGGCGCCACCAACGTTTTGCGCACCGGGCGGCGCGGCTTGGCGGCGGCGACTTTGTTTTTGGACGGGTTCAAGGGCGCTTTGGCCGTTCTGCTGGCACGCGTGCTATGCGAGACGGGCACGCAAAGCGCCATTGGCGTAGCCGCCGTGGCGGTGGTTGTTGGGCATTGTTTTCCAGTCTGGCTCGGTTTTCGCGGTGGCAAGGGCGTTGCAACCGGGTTAGGCGCGTTGTTGGCGCTGTGCTGGCCGGTGGGGCTGGCATGCTGCCTGATCTGGCTGGCGGTGGCGAAGCTTTCGCACATCTCCTCCGCCGGAGCGCTGGCGGCTTTCATTGCGGCGCCGTTCCTGATGCCACCTTTGAGCATGCAGCCGCTGCACTCTCCGCTGCCGATCGCAACGCTATTGCTCACGCTGCTGATCGTGGTGCGTCATGCTGGCAATATTGCGCGGCTGATTTCCGGCCGCGAATCGCGCATTAACATTGATCCGCCGCCGCAGGATAAAGTCAAAATCTGA